In Petrotoga sibirica DSM 13575, the following proteins share a genomic window:
- a CDS encoding ABC transporter permease, whose amino-acid sequence MSSKIGKSFSRFFRGSNAWLTFIGMVILIFYIFLAIFSPQIAPYDPTERVGRSLTPPSNEFWFGTDNLGRDVFSRVVYGARIALTIAFVSVAIASAIGIPLGLLSGFVGGIFDRIMTIVMDAIYSFPGLILAIAIAAFLGPGIMNIAISIAVVYIPTYFRVIRNQVSSVKNELYVDGARAIGASNLSILGRYILPNVLPSVVVVLSMNLADAIMTEAGLSFLGLGIAPPTPDWGFDLSNGQRFILSGAWWALTFPGVAIMTVTLGFSMFSEGLNEMLNPTIRERR is encoded by the coding sequence ATTTCATCGAAGATTGGAAAGAGCTTCTCCAGATTCTTTAGAGGTTCAAATGCTTGGCTTACCTTCATAGGTATGGTTATTTTGATTTTTTATATTTTCTTGGCTATTTTTTCCCCTCAAATAGCTCCTTACGACCCCACAGAAAGGGTTGGAAGATCTTTAACCCCTCCGAGTAATGAATTCTGGTTTGGAACAGACAACCTTGGTAGGGACGTATTTAGTAGGGTTGTTTATGGGGCCAGAATTGCCTTAACAATAGCTTTTGTTTCCGTAGCAATAGCTTCAGCAATTGGTATACCGTTAGGTTTATTATCAGGATTTGTGGGAGGAATATTCGATAGAATAATGACCATAGTTATGGATGCTATATATTCCTTTCCAGGTTTAATTCTCGCCATAGCGATAGCTGCATTTTTAGGGCCGGGTATTATGAATATCGCTATTTCCATAGCCGTTGTTTACATACCCACATACTTTAGGGTCATTAGAAATCAAGTATCTTCAGTAAAAAATGAACTTTATGTCGATGGAGCCAGAGCTATAGGTGCTTCGAACTTATCTATTTTGGGGAGGTATATACTTCCAAATGTACTTCCATCCGTTGTAGTTGTGCTTTCGATGAACCTAGCAGACGCCATAATGACAGAAGCTGGATTGAGCTTTTTAGGATTGGGAATAGCTCCTCCAACTCCCGATTGGGGTTTTGATTTGAGCAATGGTCAAAGATTTATTTTGAGTGGTGCTTGGTGGGCCTTGACATTTCCAGGTGTTGCTATAATGACTGTTACACTCGGATTTTCTATGTTCAGTGAAGGTCTAAACGAGATGCTGAATCCAACAATTAGGGAAAGAAGGTAG
- a CDS encoding ABC transporter ATP-binding protein, which produces MLEVKNLKVYYKSEDGIIKAVDDVSFNVKDGETLGLVGESGCGKSTLGQAIMKILPLNAQLYGEIKLNGQNITTMNEKQMREIRGRDITMIFQDPMTSLNPIMKVKDLFVEIVKAHFPDISEQKAIEMGGSVLKDVGIDPSRMNQYTFQFSGGMRQRVMIALGLVLKPSFVISDEPTTSLDVIVQAQIIELMNKLRDEYQMSMLLITHDLGVVAQLADRIGVMYAGHLVEISSKENIYYNPKHPYTKALLDSIPNTDIKDKDLKYIPGSPPDLGKPPKGCRFAPRCEYAMDICHKQEPKSFLIEGSEVKCWLYEKSQDLKNVNVGGTND; this is translated from the coding sequence GTGCTTGAAGTAAAAAATCTTAAAGTCTATTATAAAAGTGAAGATGGAATTATAAAAGCGGTTGACGATGTTAGTTTTAATGTAAAAGATGGGGAAACACTTGGACTAGTGGGAGAATCAGGCTGCGGGAAATCCACCTTGGGACAAGCTATAATGAAAATATTGCCTTTAAATGCACAATTGTATGGAGAAATTAAATTAAATGGTCAAAATATAACTACAATGAACGAAAAACAAATGAGAGAAATTCGTGGTAGAGATATAACCATGATCTTTCAAGATCCGATGACTTCCTTGAACCCAATTATGAAAGTCAAAGACCTTTTTGTTGAAATTGTGAAAGCTCATTTTCCTGATATATCCGAGCAAAAAGCAATAGAAATGGGAGGAAGTGTCTTAAAAGATGTGGGAATAGATCCTAGCAGGATGAACCAGTATACATTTCAATTCAGTGGTGGTATGAGGCAAAGGGTGATGATCGCCTTAGGGCTCGTTTTAAAACCGTCTTTTGTTATTTCTGATGAGCCAACGACTTCTTTGGATGTCATAGTTCAAGCTCAAATAATAGAGTTGATGAATAAATTAAGGGACGAATACCAAATGTCCATGTTGCTTATAACACATGACTTAGGTGTAGTTGCTCAACTTGCAGATAGGATTGGAGTCATGTATGCAGGTCATTTGGTGGAAATATCTTCAAAGGAAAATATTTATTACAATCCCAAACACCCATATACAAAAGCCCTTTTAGATTCAATCCCAAATACGGATATCAAAGATAAAGATTTAAAATATATTCCTGGAAGTCCTCCAGATTTGGGTAAACCTCCGAAAGGATGTCGATTCGCACCACGGTGTGAATACGCAATGGACATCTGTCACAAACAAGAACCTAAAAGTTTTTTAATTGAAGGATCTGAAGTTAAATGCTGGCTGTATGAAAAATCTCAAGATTTAAAAAATGTAAATGTAGGTGGTACTAATGACTGA
- a CDS encoding ABC transporter ATP-binding protein, producing MTENTILKVEGLKKYFPLKRTVGEVLTRTSPKYVRAVDEVNFEVKKGETLGLVGESGSGKTTTGRLITRLEDPTEGKILFKEQDISTLTKKELKHIRKEIQIIFQDPLAALNPHMRIGEAVMHPLQIHNMGKNRYERQKLVMEMLERVQLSPANEYYYRYPRDLSGGQRQRVVIARALILKPIFIVADEAVAMLDVSVRSQLLQLMINLKKDFDLTYLFITHDLATTKYICDRIAVMYLGKIVEVGNFEQIYTKPKHPYTQALISAVPEPDPKSQKKRIIPQGEVPNAVNIPTGCRFHPRCSYAKEICKIQEPILKNVENQQVACHLYDSEYEKSIV from the coding sequence ATGACTGAAAATACAATCTTAAAAGTTGAAGGATTAAAAAAATATTTTCCTTTAAAAAGAACGGTTGGTGAAGTTTTGACTAGAACCTCTCCTAAATATGTAAGGGCGGTAGATGAAGTTAATTTTGAAGTAAAAAAAGGTGAAACTCTTGGTTTGGTTGGGGAATCAGGAAGCGGGAAAACCACAACAGGTAGGTTAATTACAAGATTAGAAGATCCCACTGAAGGAAAAATTTTATTCAAAGAACAAGACATCAGTACCCTAACAAAAAAGGAATTAAAACACATAAGAAAAGAGATTCAAATAATCTTTCAAGATCCACTTGCAGCCTTGAATCCTCATATGAGGATTGGTGAAGCTGTGATGCATCCTCTACAAATACACAATATGGGAAAGAACCGTTATGAAAGGCAGAAGCTTGTTATGGAAATGTTGGAAAGGGTACAGTTATCCCCTGCGAATGAGTATTATTATAGATATCCTCGTGATTTATCAGGTGGCCAAAGACAAAGGGTTGTAATAGCAAGGGCTTTGATCTTAAAACCTATCTTTATTGTAGCTGATGAAGCAGTTGCGATGCTAGATGTCTCAGTTAGGTCCCAATTGTTGCAACTGATGATCAACCTAAAGAAAGATTTTGATTTGACTTATCTTTTTATCACACACGATTTAGCTACAACCAAATATATTTGTGACAGGATTGCAGTAATGTACTTGGGTAAAATTGTAGAAGTTGGAAATTTTGAGCAAATATATACAAAACCCAAACATCCATACACTCAGGCTCTAATATCAGCGGTTCCTGAGCCTGATCCAAAGAGTCAGAAAAAAAGAATAATACCTCAAGGAGAAGTTCCCAATGCCGTTAACATTCCTACAGGTTGTAGGTTTCATCCTAGATGCTCATATGCAAAAGAAATTTGTAAAATTCAAGAACCCATTTTGAAAAATGTTGAAAATCAACAAGTTGCGTGTCATCTATATGATTCGGAATACGAAAAGAGTATTGTATAG
- the murJ gene encoding murein biosynthesis integral membrane protein MurJ, producing the protein MSKLLRHTFLFSLATLISRFLGLLRDATFAHYFGISAEYDAYLVAIILPFFLRKIFADGALSSAFIPLFTRKQGKDSQVFLSTTIWFVLITTVLLYIPVYIFSDQIVLVLGTGLSESTMELTSYLLKITYPFIIFISLWAVATGVLNSNDIYFGPAFAPALSNICSIVFIFLSSYFSPRILGPTIGFTVGGVLQFVLVFYILRKILFRMTLDFNFKDLKSIMNLFGPALLGVAVASLNTLVDTNIATWTGTGGVSTIQYALRIYQLPLSIFAISVANALLPKLSYSSSIKDEKEYNKNLRDSIELTLFLAIPSMFGLIFLNKEIVALIYQHGSFTFEDTLITAKTLLYYSLGLPFYSLHTIFIRTYHSKLNTRYPSLVAVVMLLVNAFLDVLLAFKFGVVGIAFATAISGIVGMFMTGFNIIKGLTGEDWVEIFKIFIASAIMSIFIVSCKGFFDTRVLVVFLIALSALVYFLSAYIIGSKKLKLAINLFFKRK; encoded by the coding sequence ATGTCGAAATTGTTGAGGCATACATTTCTTTTCTCTTTGGCAACTCTTATAAGTAGATTTTTAGGTCTTTTACGGGATGCTACCTTTGCTCATTATTTTGGAATTAGTGCAGAGTATGATGCATATTTAGTAGCCATTATCCTCCCTTTCTTTCTTCGGAAAATCTTCGCTGATGGAGCTCTCTCCTCAGCTTTTATTCCTTTATTTACAAGAAAACAAGGAAAAGATTCTCAGGTGTTTCTCAGTACCACAATATGGTTTGTATTAATAACGACTGTTTTATTATATATACCTGTATATATCTTTTCGGACCAAATAGTTTTAGTCTTGGGAACCGGTTTATCTGAATCAACGATGGAATTAACCTCTTATTTGTTGAAAATTACATATCCATTTATAATTTTTATCTCCTTGTGGGCAGTAGCTACAGGTGTTTTAAATAGTAACGATATTTATTTTGGACCTGCTTTCGCTCCGGCTTTATCTAACATTTGCAGTATTGTGTTTATCTTTTTATCTTCTTACTTTTCCCCAAGAATATTAGGACCAACTATAGGATTCACAGTGGGAGGAGTTTTACAGTTTGTGTTAGTTTTTTATATCTTAAGAAAGATTCTTTTCCGGATGACACTTGATTTTAATTTCAAAGATCTGAAAAGTATAATGAACTTGTTTGGTCCCGCATTATTAGGAGTAGCTGTGGCTTCCTTGAATACCTTGGTTGATACCAATATCGCAACATGGACCGGTACGGGTGGTGTTTCAACTATTCAATACGCCCTAAGAATTTATCAGCTTCCTTTAAGCATATTTGCCATCAGTGTTGCAAACGCCCTTTTACCTAAATTATCGTATTCTTCAAGTATAAAAGATGAAAAAGAATACAATAAGAATTTGAGAGACAGTATAGAACTGACTTTATTCTTGGCAATTCCATCTATGTTTGGTTTAATATTTTTGAACAAAGAGATCGTCGCTTTGATATATCAACACGGTAGCTTTACCTTTGAAGATACGTTGATAACAGCAAAAACCTTGTTATATTATTCTCTGGGGCTTCCATTTTATTCTTTACATACCATCTTTATTAGAACTTATCACTCTAAATTAAATACAAGGTATCCTTCTTTAGTGGCAGTTGTAATGCTTTTAGTGAACGCATTTCTCGATGTTTTGTTGGCTTTTAAATTTGGTGTTGTGGGTATCGCATTTGCAACTGCTATTTCCGGTATTGTTGGCATGTTTATGACGGGTTTCAATATTATTAAAGGTTTGACTGGTGAAGATTGGGTAGAAATATTTAAAATTTTCATTGCAAGCGCTATAATGTCTATATTTATTGTGTCTTGTAAAGGATTTTTTGATACTCGAGTGCTAGTTGTTTTTCTGATTGCTCTTAGTGCCCTCGTTTATTTTTTATCAGCGTATATTATAGGTTCAAAAAAGTTAAAATTAGCTATAAACCTTTTCTTTAAAAGGAAATAA
- the upp gene encoding uracil phosphoribosyltransferase, producing the protein MDNLQVVDHPLIKHKLSIMRNKETGPKEFRELLNEITLLLTYEAARNLPTMEIEVETPIALTKGEIVEDKKVTIVPILRAGLGMLDGVLSLVPNASVGFLGVYRDPETLNAIEYYVKFPPLTEDHQIFILDPMLATGHSMNHAIKQVKKQGGQNITIMSLIAAPEGVNVVISENPDVIIYTAALDSKLNSKAYIVPGLGDAGDRLYRTK; encoded by the coding sequence ATGGATAATCTTCAGGTCGTTGATCATCCTTTGATAAAACACAAACTTTCTATAATGAGAAATAAAGAAACAGGACCTAAAGAATTCAGGGAACTTTTAAATGAAATAACTCTTCTTCTTACTTATGAAGCAGCCAGAAATCTTCCAACTATGGAGATTGAAGTTGAAACACCAATTGCACTGACGAAGGGCGAGATTGTTGAAGACAAAAAAGTTACTATAGTTCCTATATTACGAGCGGGTTTAGGTATGTTGGATGGTGTACTTTCATTAGTTCCAAATGCTAGTGTGGGTTTTTTAGGAGTGTATAGAGACCCAGAAACTCTCAATGCAATAGAGTATTATGTGAAGTTTCCACCTTTGACAGAAGACCATCAAATCTTTATTCTCGATCCTATGCTTGCCACAGGACATTCTATGAACCACGCTATAAAGCAAGTGAAAAAACAGGGAGGGCAGAATATTACTATTATGTCCTTGATAGCAGCTCCCGAGGGAGTTAACGTAGTTATAAGTGAAAACCCAGATGTGATTATTTACACCGCTGCTTTGGATAGTAAACTCAATTCAAAAGCGTATATCGTTCCTGGCTTGGGAGATGCAGGAGATAGACTGTATAGAACAAAATAA
- a CDS encoding aldo/keto reductase — MQINVSDSGLYLSKIVQGMMRLRDWNLSTKETEEFILKAIDLGVTTFDHADIYGNYTCESLFGEALKLNPSLRNKIQIVTKCGIVLPNKETKRIHYYDTSKDHILKSVDNSLRNLHTDYIDLLLIHRPDPFMNLEEIAEAFIELHKSGKVRFFGVSNFTINQFEALQSKLNLPLVTNQIEISPFNLEHFENDNIYFLKGKNINPMAWSPLAGGKLFDASNDKSVRILTTLKEVGKELGIDSIDTVVYAWLLNHPVGVIPISGSGRLERLKNAVEALNIEMIREQWFKIYEAALGHDVP, encoded by the coding sequence ATGCAAATAAACGTTTCTGATAGTGGTTTGTACTTATCAAAAATAGTACAAGGAATGATGAGACTTAGAGACTGGAATCTTTCCACAAAAGAAACAGAAGAATTTATTTTGAAAGCGATAGACTTAGGAGTAACTACTTTTGATCATGCTGATATTTATGGAAATTATACTTGTGAAAGCTTATTTGGAGAAGCCTTAAAATTAAATCCTTCTCTTAGAAATAAGATCCAGATTGTAACCAAGTGTGGTATAGTTCTTCCCAACAAAGAAACAAAAAGAATCCATTATTACGATACCAGCAAAGACCATATACTGAAATCTGTAGATAATTCCCTTCGCAATCTTCATACCGACTATATCGATTTACTCTTGATACACCGCCCAGATCCTTTCATGAACCTAGAAGAAATTGCAGAAGCCTTCATAGAGTTACACAAATCTGGTAAAGTTCGTTTCTTCGGAGTATCTAACTTCACCATCAATCAGTTTGAAGCTTTACAATCCAAATTGAATCTTCCTTTGGTGACCAATCAAATAGAAATCTCCCCTTTTAACTTAGAACATTTTGAAAACGATAATATTTATTTTCTAAAAGGAAAAAATATCAATCCTATGGCATGGTCACCTTTGGCCGGTGGGAAATTATTCGATGCCTCAAACGACAAGTCGGTAAGAATATTGACAACGTTGAAAGAAGTCGGCAAAGAACTCGGTATCGATTCGATTGATACTGTTGTATACGCTTGGCTCTTAAACCATCCTGTGGGAGTAATCCCTATTTCAGGAAGCGGTAGATTAGAAAGACTCAAGAATGCCGTTGAAGCTCTGAACATAGAAATGATAAGGGAGCAATGGTTTAAAATCTATGAAGCTGCATTAGGTCATGATGTACCGTGA
- a CDS encoding HAD-IIA family hydrolase: MAKGALLKRFRVSKNSIIFKKVVFTLINDIKTIEKLQQIELFVLDIDGTFYVSQKLVNGALKFSSLLKKQNKKLVFLTNNSNKSKKEYLQEFDALNYPIKENEIYTAGITAAEYIKDKFGAKRIFLVATPSMIQEYERLGHSIVTDSPEMVVVTFDKSLTYDKLAKASIFVSKGAFFFVTNPDLNCPTEEGPIPDSAAIASVVSRACNKEPDVIFGKPDPKILEMIMKDYQVTPEKTCIVGDRLYTDILIGINAGALSTLVLTGEAKLEDLKDSAIKPDLVVNDLGQLADLIMGGESG; this comes from the coding sequence GTGGCAAAGGGAGCGCTATTAAAACGTTTTAGAGTTTCTAAAAACAGTATTATATTTAAAAAGGTGGTTTTTACTCTGATAAACGATATAAAAACAATCGAAAAATTACAACAAATAGAACTCTTCGTTTTAGATATAGACGGCACTTTTTATGTCAGTCAAAAGTTAGTTAACGGTGCATTAAAATTCTCAAGTCTTTTGAAAAAGCAAAATAAAAAACTTGTTTTCTTAACCAACAATTCAAACAAATCAAAGAAAGAGTACCTACAAGAGTTTGACGCTTTAAACTATCCTATAAAAGAAAACGAAATCTACACCGCAGGCATAACTGCTGCAGAGTACATAAAAGATAAGTTTGGCGCAAAAAGGATTTTTTTGGTGGCTACTCCCTCAATGATACAAGAATATGAAAGATTAGGCCATTCAATTGTTACAGATTCCCCTGAGATGGTGGTAGTTACCTTTGATAAAAGCTTAACCTATGATAAGTTGGCAAAAGCTTCCATATTTGTATCTAAAGGGGCGTTCTTTTTTGTTACCAATCCAGATTTGAACTGTCCAACAGAAGAAGGCCCTATACCTGATTCAGCTGCTATTGCAAGTGTAGTATCTAGAGCATGCAATAAAGAACCTGACGTTATCTTCGGGAAACCAGATCCGAAGATCTTAGAAATGATAATGAAAGATTATCAAGTAACGCCTGAAAAAACTTGTATAGTTGGAGACAGATTGTATACCGATATATTAATTGGAATAAACGCTGGTGCATTATCTACATTAGTATTAACCGGGGAAGCGAAATTAGAGGATCTAAAAGATTCTGCCATAAAGCCGGATCTTGTAGTTAACGATTTAGGACAACTTGCGGATCTCATCATGGGTGGAGAAAGCGGCTAA
- a CDS encoding methionine synthase, whose translation MPQKKIYLLRAGFNGSKFQISEKLKEEINKIYELGLELAQPKAVCETYKIDSLPKELIPKSFEGVNSITFFVSTLGYEIDHYISNANTLSSMLMDAWASEAIEAFNESIDKKLRKDFGKGTRRFSPGYSDIDVRKNWDIVNNLLKTEVVVVNKDTGIITPRKSTVCMIGWYDE comes from the coding sequence ATGCCTCAGAAAAAAATTTACCTACTCCGAGCCGGCTTCAATGGATCTAAATTCCAAATCAGCGAAAAATTAAAAGAAGAAATAAATAAAATATATGAGCTTGGTTTAGAATTAGCACAACCAAAAGCTGTATGTGAAACGTATAAAATAGACTCACTTCCTAAAGAACTGATCCCTAAATCTTTCGAGGGTGTTAACTCAATCACTTTTTTTGTATCCACCTTAGGATACGAAATAGACCATTATATATCAAACGCAAATACTCTCTCTTCCATGTTGATGGATGCTTGGGCTTCAGAAGCTATAGAGGCTTTCAACGAATCTATCGACAAAAAGTTGAGAAAAGATTTTGGTAAAGGTACCAGGAGATTTTCTCCTGGATATTCGGATATAGATGTAAGAAAAAATTGGGATATAGTCAATAATTTACTCAAAACTGAGGTAGTAGTTGTCAACAAAGATACCGGTATTATAACTCCAAGAAAAAGTACTGTATGTATGATAGGGTGGTACGATGAATAG
- a CDS encoding homocysteine S-methyltransferase family protein yields the protein MNRKDFEELLSKKILILDGGYGTEFIKRGYKNIPAEILNIRYPEVVYDLQSEYVKSGADILLTNTFSANRKKLKELNYEETFDKVNVKAVEIAKQASKGKALVFGDLSSLGEYPKPMGMLEMDEAIDEYYQQAKVLFENGVDGFIVETMTDIKELKAAVYGIRKVTEDLPLIAHMTFEENGRSVTGTSVEIFANAFNDLDVDVLGINCTLGPEDLLKVFERLSLSTNKFLSVEPNAGKPIFDGKDLEYKMKPEIFGMFVEDYLDLGVNIIGGCCGTSPEHIKVIRNMVKRRPKKIIKEIPIMYSSRTILNKLHPFSLIGERINPAGNKKLQNEIEEFNFENVIKRANSQKNAKANAIDVNLGIEKILNEEHFKQVIIELDKHSSLPISFDIQNIGFLETALKEYPGRPLINSSKLSKKDLDRKLELIKKYGGLLIVLALEEEILESAEERLQLVLRKWPYIESKGITKDRIIVDPLVLSLAANNDPNITLETVKLLSQNGFNTTMGLSNLSFGLPNRNYINAAFLSRAKGKGLTSAILNPEDEFLMNTLNGNLLLDKNIVIPSKVEKQDELTEKILQGEEGEVKGIIENQLKEKSPLEVSQDVLGKAMEKIGDLYAQGNIYLPELLLAAETVKPIFDYLNNLIPESQNDKKAKVVLATVEGDIHDIGKNIVAAVLRSANFRIIDLGKDVETSLIIDAVKKEKPNILGLSAMMTTTVGKIEEVVNELKKLSIKVKVIAGGASMNRKLAETFGCDAYAKDASEGLKICKSWVNLNS from the coding sequence ATGAATAGAAAAGATTTCGAAGAATTATTAAGTAAAAAGATACTTATTTTAGACGGGGGATATGGAACTGAATTTATAAAAAGAGGATATAAAAATATCCCTGCTGAAATTTTAAACATCAGATATCCTGAGGTAGTATATGATTTACAAAGTGAATACGTAAAATCGGGAGCGGACATCCTTTTAACCAATACGTTCAGTGCGAATCGAAAAAAACTCAAAGAATTAAATTATGAAGAAACGTTCGACAAAGTTAATGTCAAAGCTGTTGAAATTGCTAAACAAGCATCGAAAGGCAAGGCTTTAGTCTTTGGAGATCTATCCTCTCTAGGAGAGTATCCAAAGCCTATGGGAATGCTTGAAATGGACGAAGCTATAGACGAGTATTATCAGCAGGCAAAAGTGTTGTTTGAAAATGGTGTAGACGGTTTTATCGTTGAAACCATGACAGATATAAAAGAGTTAAAAGCAGCTGTGTATGGAATAAGAAAAGTCACAGAAGATTTACCTTTAATAGCTCATATGACTTTTGAAGAAAACGGTCGTTCTGTTACAGGAACTTCTGTGGAAATCTTCGCTAATGCTTTCAACGATTTAGATGTGGATGTCTTAGGAATTAATTGCACTTTAGGTCCAGAGGATCTTTTAAAAGTTTTTGAACGTCTATCTCTTTCAACAAACAAGTTCTTATCAGTTGAACCAAACGCTGGTAAACCCATTTTCGATGGAAAAGATTTGGAATACAAGATGAAGCCTGAAATATTCGGAATGTTTGTGGAAGACTATTTAGATTTAGGAGTAAATATAATCGGAGGCTGTTGTGGCACCTCTCCAGAACATATAAAAGTAATTAGAAATATGGTAAAAAGAAGGCCAAAAAAAATAATAAAAGAAATACCTATCATGTACTCTTCAAGAACAATATTAAACAAATTACATCCGTTTAGTCTTATCGGAGAGAGAATAAATCCTGCCGGGAACAAAAAACTTCAAAATGAAATCGAAGAATTCAACTTCGAAAATGTAATAAAAAGAGCTAACAGTCAAAAAAACGCCAAAGCAAATGCGATAGACGTTAACTTGGGGATCGAAAAGATTTTGAATGAAGAGCATTTCAAGCAAGTTATCATAGAGCTAGACAAGCACTCTTCTCTTCCAATTTCTTTTGACATTCAAAATATTGGATTTTTAGAAACCGCTTTAAAAGAGTACCCAGGAAGACCATTAATCAATTCTTCTAAGTTAAGTAAAAAAGATTTGGACAGAAAACTAGAGTTGATTAAAAAATATGGCGGATTACTAATTGTATTAGCACTCGAGGAAGAAATCTTAGAATCTGCTGAAGAAAGACTACAACTAGTGTTAAGAAAATGGCCGTACATAGAAAGTAAAGGAATAACTAAAGATAGAATTATAGTTGATCCATTGGTGTTGTCCCTTGCTGCCAATAATGATCCAAATATTACCCTGGAGACAGTAAAATTACTTTCACAAAATGGGTTCAATACCACTATGGGTCTTTCGAATCTTAGTTTCGGCTTACCAAACAGAAATTATATAAATGCAGCTTTTCTTTCAAGGGCAAAAGGTAAAGGCTTGACTTCAGCCATCTTAAATCCCGAAGATGAGTTCCTTATGAACACGTTGAATGGTAACCTATTGTTGGATAAAAATATTGTAATACCAAGTAAGGTTGAAAAACAAGATGAATTAACCGAGAAAATTTTACAAGGTGAAGAAGGTGAAGTAAAAGGAATCATTGAAAATCAGTTAAAAGAAAAAAGTCCATTGGAAGTTAGCCAAGATGTGCTTGGTAAAGCAATGGAAAAGATTGGAGACCTCTACGCACAAGGGAATATATATCTCCCAGAGTTGTTGTTAGCTGCTGAAACTGTCAAACCCATTTTTGATTACTTAAACAATTTGATTCCTGAATCTCAAAACGATAAAAAAGCTAAAGTCGTACTAGCCACGGTAGAAGGGGATATACACGATATTGGTAAAAATATAGTAGCAGCGGTATTAAGAAGCGCTAACTTCAGAATTATAGATCTTGGCAAAGATGTGGAAACTTCTTTAATAATCGATGCTGTGAAAAAAGAAAAGCCCAATATTTTAGGATTATCAGCTATGATGACAACTACCGTGGGAAAGATAGAAGAGGTGGTAAATGAACTAAAAAAATTAAGTATTAAGGTGAAAGTTATTGCCGGCGGTGCCTCGATGAACAGAAAACTTGCTGAAACCTTTGGCTGCGATGCCTACGCTAAAGATGCAAGCGAAGGGCTCAAGATATGTAAAAGCTGGGTCAATCTGAATTCATAA